Proteins from a single region of Harmonia axyridis chromosome 4, icHarAxyr1.1, whole genome shotgun sequence:
- the LOC123678697 gene encoding uncharacterized protein LOC123678697, with the protein MTLGLDEKSLLSSEIDDLGKRLENVRQSLTIIIDVAEEQFNLQAENKGKIDETKDLIHSIKASTNEITASTENHEQKLTVVRDNLLAFGKAEARSKPPGPIPTCQTERSIPEMSHVSIDEETVEKYLLELKVDTSPGRDGITSRLLKYCAKAMAVPLSIIFSKSFRDSCLKCDWLSATVTPIFKKGDKLSPLNYRPISLVSSVAIVIERIICDQLIKFAMEHSIIPREQHGFIPGRSTLTNLLTGLSAWTESYDFSKAFDRVPHRHLISKLEHLGVRGNLQLFYPTEHFV; encoded by the exons atgactctCGGTCTCGACGAAAAATCTCTGCTCAGCAGCGAGATCGACGACCTTGGAAAACGCCTTGAGAACGTCAGACAATCCTTGACCATCATCATTGACGTGGCTGAAGAACAGTTCAATCTGCAAGCCGAGAACAAGGGCAAGATCGACGAGACCAAGGACCTCATACATTCCATCAAAGCCAGTACCAACGAAATAACAGCCAGTACCGAAAATCACGAACAGAAGCTGACGGTTGTTAGAGACAACCTTCTAGCTTTTGGCAAGGCTGAGGCCAGATCCA AGCCACCTGGACCTATCCCGACTTGTCAAACAGAACGGTCTATTCCTGAGATGTCACATGTTTCGATTGATGAAGAAACCGTTGAGAAATACCTCTTGGAACTAAAAGTTGATACCTCTCCTGGACGTGATGGTATTACCTCTcgtttacttaaatattgtgctAAGGCTATGGCGGTGCCTTTATCCATCATATTCTCCAAGTCATTCCGAGACTCTTGTCTTAAATGTGACTGGCTGTCTGCCACTGTtacgccaattttcaagaaGGGTGATAAGCTCTCACCACTGAACTATCGTCCAATAAGTCTAGTCTCATCAGTCGCCATAGTTATAGAACGCATAATCTGTGACCAACTTATCAAATTTGCTATGGAACACTCTATCATACCGCGGGAGCAACACGGCTTTATTCCCGGCCGCTCCACTCTTACTAATCTTCTAACAGGTCTGTCTGCTTGGACTGAGTCGTACGACTTTTCTAAAGCCTTTGACCGGGTTCCACACAGGCATCTCATTTCGAAGTTGGAGCATCTCGGCGTTCGTGGAAATCTTCAGCTTTTTTATCCAACAGAACATTTCGTGTGA